AGTCGGCGAAGGAAGCGGACGACGGCTGCCTGCTCGTCTTCGGTGAGGTCGGCCGCGATCTCCTGAGTGGCCTGCTGGAAGGCGACCACTGGCGCACCGACAGTCTGCTCTGCGAACGGCGCCGCGGTGATCACGAGGCTTCGTCGATCTGAGGGGTGCCGCACGCGCTCGATGGCGCCCGCCCGTTCGAGACGGTCGAGCAGCGCGGTCATCGACGCGGATGTCACGCCGAGGTGCTTCGACAGCGCGGTGGGGGTGACGGTGTGATTGTTGCCCGCGGCGGTCAGGAGGAACTGGATGATGCGGATCTCGTTGTCGGACATCGACGACGCCTGGCGGGCACGCGCGTGCATCGCACTGTCGGCCTCTTGGTACTGCCGAAGGGCATCGATGATCTCTGTAGCGGCATCGATCTGAACGCTCATAGCCACCTCCTGAACTCGAGTATAACAAACCATGAAGCGTGGCAGATATGTAGTTTGACAAACTAGTTTTGACCTGAGTAAGTTTTCCTACATCGGATCCCCCGACCTGAGGAGTTGAAATGGGCACGCTGCACTACGGAGCCACCGGCGAAGCAATCGAGATGCCGGATCGCATCCTCGCTCACCTGAAGGTTCTCGTCTCGACCAAGCTGCGGCGCAACGAGAGCTTCTCGCTCTCGTGGGACCGCCTCACCGACGGCAACGTCGAGCGGTCCAGCATCTGGCTGCACTGCTCCATCCCGCTGCAGTTCAAGATGGATGCCGAGGCCGCCAAGCAGCTGGATCGCAGCTACCTGCAGCAGCTCGCCGACCAGGCGAACTCGTCCGCAGGCGTCGTCATCGATCTCTGCGACCAGGTCGCCGAGCGCGAGATCTCCGAGCTCGACGTCCGCACCCCTGCACTGGCGCGTGTGGCATGACCATCGCAGATCACCCCGCCGGCCGCCTGTACAACCCGGCCGCCCCCGACGCTCCGCTCGCTTCCGCTCTACCGCAGGCGCCGACCGCCACGATCGTGCCGCGCTCGGTGACGTGGAGCAAGGTCGACACCGGTTTCTACGTCGCCTCGAAGGCCGGCGAGTACGTCGGATCCGTCGACACGACGCCGGACGGGCACTTCGTCGCGTTCGACGCGACGAGCGCCCCGATCGGCCGCTACGCCGAGCTCTCCGCAGCGAAGACGGCAGTGCTGTCGTGGAAGCCCGAGAAGGCGCGCATGCGCGATCGTCGGGTCGGCCGCATCGTGCACCCCATCGCCGCATCGGCGGGCCTGGTGGCAGGCGTCACCGCCGCATTCGGCGCGCTGCTCACCGTCTTCCCGGCCTGATCGCCGCGGTCAGTGCGCGAGCACGACCGCGTCGGTCTTCCGCTGCAGGAACGTCCGCAGCTCGGTGAGCGCGGTGAGGTCTTCCGCGAGCTGGCGAAGCGCCACGTCGTCGAGATCGAGCGTCTCGTTGCGCTCCTCGAAGGTGACGATCCAGATCGGTGATCCCCGACGGATCTCGGGGTGCAGGAACGTGATCGTGCTGGCCGTGCGCAGCGTGACGACCACTATCCCGGAATCGGGGCCCGCCTCGAAGTTCTTGTCGAGCACCGCGACGCCCAGCGAGTCAGCGCTGTGCGACTCGATGTACTCGTCGACCCAGCTCTCCACGGTGGTCCGGTCGCGATATGGCATTGAGGCACCTGCATTCGTTCGATGAGCGCGGACGCGCTCCTTCTGAACCGTAGTCGACTGTGCTGAGGGAGGGGCCGAAGGCCCACCGGTGATACACAATACGCACCCTTGTTTCGCCGCATGTCACGCCCGGCGCGGTAGGATCACGCCTCCACGCTCTGCAGTCGTGCCAGCCGCAGCCAGGTCTCGACGACGGTGTCGGGGTTCAGTGAGACCGATTCGATGCCCTGTTCGACCAGCCACTCCGCGAGCTCGGGGTGATCACTCGGCCCCTGACCGCAGATCCCCACGTACTTGCCCTGCCGACGGCACGCCTCGATCGCCATCGACAGCAGCTTGAGCACGGCGGGATCGCGCTCGTCGAAGGTGTCTGCGACCAGGGCGCTGTCGCGGTCGAGGCCGAGCGTCAGCTGGGTCATGTCGTTCGAGCCGATCGAGAATCCGTCGAAGTGCTCGAGGTAGTCGTCGGCCAGCAGCGCGTTGGTGGGCACCTCGCACATCATCACGACCTTCAGGCCGTTCTCTCCGCGGCGCAGACCGTTCTCGGCGAGCAGCTCGACGACCGCCTGCCCTTCGGCGACGGTGCGCACGAACGGCACCATCACCTGCACGTTGGTGAAGCCCATCTCGTCGCGCACGAACTTCAGCGCCTCGCACTCCATCTCGAAGCACTCACGGAAGTCGGGCGAGATGTACCGCGAAGCGCCGCGGTACCCGATCATCGGGTTCTCCTCGTGCGGCTCGTAGCGCTCCCCGCCGATGAGATTGGCGTACTCGTTCGACTTGAAATCGCTCATCCGCACGATGACCGGCTCTGGCGCGAACGCGGCGGCGAGCATCGAGACGCCTTCCGCGACCCGCTGCACGAAGTAATCGCGCGGTGACGGGTAGGCGGCGATGCGAGCATCCACCTGCCGACCAAGGTCGTCGGGCAGGGCGTCGTGCTCGAGCAGGGCGCGCGGGTGGATGCCGATCTGGCGGTTGATGATGAACTCGAGCCGCGCGAGGCCGACCCCGCGGTGCGGCAGTCGCGAGAACGAGAAGGCCTGATCGGGCGTTCCGACGTTCATCATGATCTTGACCGGCGCCTCCGGCATGCTGTCGAGAGCCGTCTCCTCCTCGGCGAAAGGCAGGATGCCCTCGTAGACGACACCCGTGTCGCCCTCGGCGCACGAGACGGTGACCGGCTGACCGTCGGTGAGTACCCGCGTCGCGCCGCCGGTTCCGACCACGGCGGGGATGCCGAGTTCGCGGGCGATGATCGCGGCATGGCAGGTGCGGCCGCCGCGGTTGGTCACGATGGCCGATGCGCGCTTCATGATCGGCTCCCAATCGGGATCGGTCATGTCGGCGACGAGCACATCGCCGGTCCGGAACTCGCTCATCTGCGTCGCATCACGCAGCACGCGCACCG
The window above is part of the Microbacterium sp. nov. GSS16 genome. Proteins encoded here:
- a CDS encoding DUF7882 family protein, which codes for MGTLHYGATGEAIEMPDRILAHLKVLVSTKLRRNESFSLSWDRLTDGNVERSSIWLHCSIPLQFKMDAEAAKQLDRSYLQQLADQANSSAGVVIDLCDQVAEREISELDVRTPALARVA
- a CDS encoding MarR family winged helix-turn-helix transcriptional regulator, with the protein product MSVQIDAATEIIDALRQYQEADSAMHARARQASSMSDNEIRIIQFLLTAAGNNHTVTPTALSKHLGVTSASMTALLDRLERAGAIERVRHPSDRRSLVITAAPFAEQTVGAPVVAFQQATQEIAADLTEDEQAAVVRFLRRLTSAVDQASRTVGG
- a CDS encoding protein-L-isoaspartate carboxylmethyltransferase, whose protein sequence is MPYRDRTTVESWVDEYIESHSADSLGVAVLDKNFEAGPDSGIVVVTLRTASTITFLHPEIRRGSPIWIVTFEERNETLDLDDVALRQLAEDLTALTELRTFLQRKTDAVVLAH
- the ppsA gene encoding phosphoenolpyruvate synthase — encoded protein: MVTNILWFDQIGMADLPQVGGKNASLGEMISNLSELGVRVPGGFATTADAYRRFLAHDGLRERIRDAIAGLDADDVTRLALVGTEIRGWIIEHPLPGDLERDIRDAYDQLVVKDAEPDRVTWAVRSSATAEDLPDASFAGQQETFLNIGGIENVLTAIRSVYASLYNDRAIAYRVHHGFDHDEVALSAGVQRMVRSDIGASGVMFTIDTESGFDDAVFVTSSYGLGEAVVQGAVNPDEFYVSKPALRAGRPAILKRSVGEKAIAMRYTDSREAGASTAFVDVPVADRPLFSITDTELTELARHALVIEEHYGRPMDIEWGKDGVDGRLYILQARPETVVSRASSTVMRRFRLQEKGPVAVEGRAIGQRIGAGPVRVLRDATQMSEFRTGDVLVADMTDPDWEPIMKRASAIVTNRGGRTCHAAIIARELGIPAVVGTGGATRVLTDGQPVTVSCAEGDTGVVYEGILPFAEEETALDSMPEAPVKIMMNVGTPDQAFSFSRLPHRGVGLARLEFIINRQIGIHPRALLEHDALPDDLGRQVDARIAAYPSPRDYFVQRVAEGVSMLAAAFAPEPVIVRMSDFKSNEYANLIGGERYEPHEENPMIGYRGASRYISPDFRECFEMECEALKFVRDEMGFTNVQVMVPFVRTVAEGQAVVELLAENGLRRGENGLKVVMMCEVPTNALLADDYLEHFDGFSIGSNDMTQLTLGLDRDSALVADTFDERDPAVLKLLSMAIEACRRQGKYVGICGQGPSDHPELAEWLVEQGIESVSLNPDTVVETWLRLARLQSVEA